A single region of the Salarchaeum japonicum genome encodes:
- a CDS encoding DUF7512 family protein: MVGLESVSGSVQAGLTVGTVLAEAIALYLAYGALSETVGASVLDALGGD, from the coding sequence ATGGTCGGCCTCGAATCCGTGAGCGGGTCGGTGCAGGCCGGACTCACCGTCGGCACCGTCCTCGCGGAAGCCATCGCACTCTACCTCGCGTACGGCGCGCTCAGCGAAACCGTCGGCGCGAGCGTCCTCGACGCCCTCGGAGGTGACTGA
- a CDS encoding helix-turn-helix domain-containing protein encodes MADSMSEMLRRDMQCEGLLECFHDLKAIDRDIFQLLQETDESLTVDEIAEQIDRERSTAYRAVQRLLQAGFIQKEQVNYEQGGYYHVYEARDASEVTDEMQRLLNDWYAKMGQLIGEFEEKYGDDPQPAAPAES; translated from the coding sequence ATGGCCGACTCCATGAGTGAGATGCTCCGGCGGGACATGCAGTGCGAGGGCCTGCTCGAGTGTTTCCACGACCTCAAAGCGATCGACCGAGACATCTTCCAGTTGCTCCAGGAGACGGACGAATCCCTGACCGTGGACGAAATCGCAGAGCAGATAGACCGCGAGCGCTCCACCGCGTACCGCGCGGTTCAGCGCCTCCTCCAGGCCGGGTTCATCCAGAAAGAACAGGTGAACTACGAACAGGGCGGCTACTACCACGTCTACGAGGCCCGGGACGCGAGCGAGGTGACCGACGAGATGCAGCGCCTGCTCAACGACTGGTACGCGAAGATGGGACAGCTCATCGGCGAGTTCGAGGAGAAGTACGGCGACGACCCCCAGCCCGCAGCGCCCGCCGAGAGCTAA
- a CDS encoding universal stress protein: protein MYEDVLLPFDGSDGATAVLQHAAALAEGFDATVHVLFVADTTRDSVTVVEGRTVDALAQQGEDIVAEAERLLAAAGVDHESDVMQGNPAPTIAEYAAEYGHDLVVMPTHGRRGVSRYLAGSVTEKVVRLSPVPVLTARMREGDRLAFPYEAVLLPTDGSPGATRAAEHGLALAGALDATVHALSVVDTAFAGFDVRSPAAGEAAAEDALDDLAATAAEHGVEDVVRHVEQGSPVEGILDCIDDADIDAVVMGTSGRRGTDRILLGSVAEKTVRAAPVPVVTVGDPDQS from the coding sequence ATGTACGAGGACGTTCTGCTCCCGTTCGACGGGAGCGACGGCGCGACAGCAGTCCTCCAGCACGCGGCGGCCCTCGCGGAGGGGTTCGACGCCACGGTTCACGTCCTGTTCGTCGCGGACACGACCCGGGACTCCGTGACCGTCGTCGAGGGCCGGACGGTGGACGCGCTCGCACAGCAGGGCGAGGACATCGTCGCGGAGGCCGAGCGACTGCTCGCCGCCGCCGGCGTCGACCACGAGTCCGACGTCATGCAGGGGAATCCGGCACCGACCATCGCCGAGTACGCCGCGGAGTACGGCCACGACCTCGTCGTGATGCCGACGCACGGCCGCCGCGGCGTGTCGCGATACCTCGCCGGGAGCGTCACCGAGAAAGTCGTCCGGCTCTCCCCGGTGCCCGTCCTGACCGCGCGCATGCGCGAGGGCGACCGGCTGGCGTTCCCCTACGAGGCCGTCCTGCTCCCCACGGACGGCAGTCCGGGCGCGACTCGCGCCGCGGAACACGGGCTCGCGCTCGCCGGCGCGCTCGACGCGACCGTGCACGCGCTCTCCGTCGTCGATACCGCGTTCGCGGGCTTCGACGTGCGCTCGCCCGCGGCCGGTGAAGCGGCCGCCGAGGACGCGCTCGACGACCTGGCGGCGACCGCCGCGGAGCACGGCGTCGAGGACGTGGTTCGCCACGTCGAGCAGGGGAGTCCCGTGGAGGGCATCCTCGACTGCATCGACGACGCCGACATCGACGCCGTCGTGATGGGGACGAGCGGCCGCCGCGGCACCGACCGCATCCTCCTCGGGAGCGTCGCCGAGAAGACGGTGCGGGCCGCCCCCGTCCCCGTCGTCACGGTCGGCGACCCCGACCAGTCCTGA
- a CDS encoding DUF6691 family protein codes for MSDDAQSPLFLPVIFVGGLVFGLGLAVSGMARPEVVLDFLQFEDFGLLFVMGGAAVVTGVTFAVATRYLDRAPLTATEYTRRVKEFDRNVVVGGAIFGVGWGISGICPGAAYASFGVGNYVILWAIAGMFVGAYAQGYARSRLASTTEGN; via the coding sequence GTGAGCGACGACGCGCAGAGCCCGCTGTTCCTCCCCGTCATCTTCGTCGGCGGGCTGGTGTTCGGGCTCGGACTCGCCGTCAGCGGGATGGCGCGCCCGGAAGTCGTCCTCGACTTCCTCCAGTTCGAGGACTTCGGCCTCCTGTTCGTGATGGGCGGGGCCGCCGTCGTCACCGGCGTCACGTTCGCCGTGGCGACCCGATACCTCGACCGCGCGCCGCTCACCGCGACCGAGTACACGCGCCGCGTGAAGGAGTTCGACCGCAACGTCGTCGTGGGCGGCGCGATATTCGGCGTCGGCTGGGGAATCTCCGGCATCTGCCCCGGCGCGGCGTACGCGAGCTTCGGCGTCGGAAACTACGTCATCCTCTGGGCCATCGCCGGGATGTTCGTCGGCGCGTACGCCCAGGGGTACGCCCGGTCACGCCTCGCCAGCACCACGGAGGGGAACTAA
- a CDS encoding MFS transporter, producing the protein MGLRTELRREAAGLWDDGTGVSLVAIATGWGLLNGVRMVYPVVIPFLRTDYGLSLTLSGFLVTVLWFFAAIGQLPGGMLADRYDERALMAVSVVAVAGALALVATSSSPLVLFAATAVWGAGHSLYPIARITILSKLYTSRLGSALGVTMATGDIGQTVLPPIAVALATAVAWQAGLGFVAPLLVLAGVAVYAVTPRQTPAGGTTQSLRDTLDIVSELRTPSLGFMTLILFLYLFIWQSFTAFFPTYLTTVKGLTSLQASVLFGFFFAVGVVVKPLAGAAYDRVGIRHSLVAILLPAAAGFLLLPLLDSAWLLAGVTALVSTMLGTGAVTQSFLADAFSDEMQGTGLGVIRTLTASVAAAGPVVFGVVGDHGYFDEGYVALAAVMVVVILLTYRMPDDAT; encoded by the coding sequence ATGGGTTTGCGAACGGAACTCCGCCGGGAGGCGGCCGGACTCTGGGACGACGGCACGGGCGTTTCGCTGGTCGCGATTGCGACCGGCTGGGGACTGCTGAACGGCGTGCGGATGGTGTACCCCGTCGTCATCCCGTTCCTCCGCACGGACTACGGGCTGAGCCTCACGCTCTCGGGGTTCCTCGTGACCGTGCTCTGGTTCTTCGCGGCCATCGGCCAGCTCCCGGGCGGGATGCTCGCAGACCGGTACGACGAGCGCGCGCTCATGGCCGTCAGCGTCGTCGCCGTCGCGGGCGCGCTCGCGCTCGTCGCCACCTCCTCGTCGCCGCTCGTGCTGTTCGCGGCGACCGCGGTCTGGGGCGCGGGCCACTCCCTCTACCCCATCGCCCGCATCACCATCCTCTCGAAGCTCTACACGAGCAGGCTCGGGAGCGCGCTCGGCGTGACGATGGCGACCGGCGACATCGGCCAGACCGTCCTCCCGCCGATTGCGGTGGCGCTCGCGACCGCGGTCGCGTGGCAGGCCGGCCTCGGGTTCGTCGCCCCCCTCCTCGTCCTCGCCGGCGTCGCCGTCTACGCCGTCACGCCCCGACAGACGCCCGCGGGCGGCACCACGCAGTCTCTCCGGGACACGCTCGACATCGTCTCCGAACTCCGCACGCCCTCCCTCGGCTTCATGACGCTCATCCTCTTCCTCTACCTCTTCATCTGGCAGTCGTTCACCGCGTTCTTCCCGACCTACCTCACGACCGTGAAGGGACTCACCTCCCTGCAGGCGAGCGTCCTGTTCGGGTTCTTCTTCGCGGTCGGCGTGGTCGTGAAACCGCTCGCCGGCGCGGCGTACGACCGCGTCGGCATCCGGCACTCGCTCGTCGCCATCCTCCTCCCGGCGGCCGCGGGCTTCCTCCTCCTCCCCCTGCTCGACAGCGCGTGGCTGCTCGCCGGCGTCACCGCGCTCGTCAGCACGATGCTCGGCACCGGCGCGGTCACCCAGTCGTTCCTCGCGGACGCGTTCTCGGACGAGATGCAGGGCACCGGGCTCGGCGTCATCCGCACCCTCACCGCGTCCGTCGCCGCCGCCGGCCCCGTCGTCTTCGGCGTCGTCGGCGACCACGGCTACTTCGACGAGGGGTACGTCGCGCTCGCCGCCGTGATGGTCGTCGTCATCCTCCTCACCTACCGGATGCCCGACGACGCGACCTGA
- a CDS encoding thioredoxin family protein — MTTQRAETNRVTSLGENDLGTVIEDTGVTLVEFYTEWCGTCQRLKPVLGALAEDTDATVVTVDIESHLETAIEFGAQSTPTFVLFADGQPVKQLRGGQDEQTLRALVDRYSD, encoded by the coding sequence ATGACAACGCAGAGAGCGGAGACGAACCGGGTCACTTCGCTCGGTGAGAACGACCTGGGAACCGTCATCGAGGACACTGGCGTCACGCTCGTCGAGTTCTACACCGAGTGGTGTGGCACGTGCCAGCGGCTGAAGCCAGTTCTCGGCGCACTCGCCGAGGACACGGACGCGACGGTCGTGACGGTGGACATCGAGTCGCACCTCGAAACCGCCATCGAGTTCGGCGCGCAGAGCACGCCGACGTTCGTCCTGTTCGCCGACGGACAGCCGGTGAAACAGCTCCGCGGCGGACAGGACGAACAGACGCTCCGCGCCCTCGTCGACCGGTACAGCGACTGA
- a CDS encoding putative manganese transporter — translation MTPALSALAAFTLADAADIFVFSVRDGFVQVSAFVAVTVLLFSYVQYRTGGRLVTYLTENERVQPLAGALLGLTPGCGGAIIAMPLYIRGTVSFGTVIAALAATAGDSAFVILALAPEAAAYAYGLAFVSAVLFGHAVDRYGLGVARVDRAVSRISRPITDGGFATTNVAAGGPSHPDYDPDDHAHRDPNGGCERAPRDGVRGAWNRFARRFTPALATFSHLVHVVWWVVAFAGLAAGVLYLARGAPEVPLSLAPTFFGLFTVAGLVGTTASFYLHFVGRDVIGTGRTGRIRDDFESTYATFQHAAMETSMVTVWVIVAYLAYEYAVALSGVEIAALAAAAGVLAPVAGALLGLIPGCGPQIVFAQVYAEGALPFSALTANAVSQDGDALFPLMAIDMKAAIVATIYTTLPALVVGVALHYLWPYSQFGFGVL, via the coding sequence GTGACTCCCGCGCTCTCCGCGCTCGCCGCGTTCACGCTCGCGGACGCCGCCGACATCTTCGTGTTTTCCGTACGCGACGGCTTCGTGCAGGTGAGCGCGTTCGTCGCCGTCACCGTCCTGCTCTTCAGCTACGTCCAGTACCGGACGGGCGGCCGCCTCGTCACCTACCTCACGGAGAACGAGCGCGTGCAACCGCTCGCCGGCGCGCTCCTCGGCCTCACCCCCGGGTGTGGCGGCGCTATCATCGCGATGCCGCTCTACATCCGTGGCACGGTGAGTTTCGGCACCGTCATCGCCGCGCTCGCCGCGACCGCCGGCGACTCCGCGTTCGTCATCCTCGCGCTCGCCCCCGAAGCCGCCGCCTACGCCTACGGCCTAGCGTTCGTCTCCGCCGTCCTCTTCGGCCACGCCGTCGACCGCTACGGACTCGGCGTCGCGCGCGTCGACCGCGCCGTCAGCCGCATCAGCCGCCCCATCACCGACGGCGGGTTCGCCACCACGAACGTCGCCGCCGGCGGCCCCAGCCACCCCGACTACGACCCGGACGACCACGCCCACCGCGACCCCAACGGCGGGTGCGAGCGCGCGCCTCGCGACGGCGTCCGCGGCGCGTGGAACCGCTTCGCCCGCCGGTTCACTCCCGCGCTCGCGACGTTCAGCCACCTCGTGCACGTCGTCTGGTGGGTCGTCGCGTTCGCGGGCCTCGCGGCGGGCGTGCTCTACCTCGCGCGGGGCGCGCCCGAGGTACCGCTCTCGCTCGCGCCGACGTTCTTCGGCCTGTTCACCGTCGCCGGCCTCGTCGGGACGACGGCGTCGTTCTACCTCCACTTCGTCGGTCGCGACGTCATCGGGACAGGGCGGACGGGCCGCATCCGCGACGACTTCGAGAGCACGTACGCGACGTTCCAGCACGCCGCGATGGAGACGAGCATGGTGACCGTCTGGGTCATCGTCGCCTACCTCGCCTACGAGTACGCCGTCGCGCTCTCCGGCGTCGAAATCGCCGCGCTCGCCGCCGCCGCGGGCGTGCTCGCACCCGTCGCCGGCGCGCTCCTCGGACTCATCCCGGGATGCGGCCCCCAAATCGTGTTCGCACAGGTGTACGCCGAGGGAGCGCTGCCGTTCTCCGCGCTCACCGCGAACGCCGTCAGCCAGGACGGCGACGCGCTCTTCCCCCTGATGGCGATCGACATGAAGGCCGCCATCGTCGCCACCATCTACACCACGCTTCCCGCGCTCGTCGTCGGCGTCGCGCTCCACTACCTCTGGCCGTACAGCCAGTTCGGCTTCGGCGTCCTCTAA
- a CDS encoding sulfite exporter TauE/SafE family protein, translating to MAILGMSLAMVAVFVGFGLLIGTLFGFFGMGGSFLVTPALLVMGYPSTVAVGSGLAFVFGTSVIGALRHRDHGQVDYKLAAIMTAAMTIGIEAGKSVVFFLEATGRADLIINVAYVGLLATVGAFTLRDARSSATDDDGHALADRVQSVHIPPMVTFRGDVRVSGVIVFAVGLVIGVLSGFLGVGGGFLLMPAMMYGLGVPAAIAVGTDILQITISGAFGAFTYAQSGSVALPVVAFLLLGSALGARVGAGATNLVDEDDIKGYFAAMLLAGSLAVASNKLGSVYGVELLNTLSTALIFGSAFLVSAAVVLAAICQLRGDGSGTWCRLVGT from the coding sequence ATGGCGATTCTCGGAATGAGCCTCGCGATGGTCGCCGTGTTCGTCGGGTTCGGCCTGCTCATCGGCACCCTCTTCGGGTTCTTCGGCATGGGCGGGTCGTTCCTCGTCACGCCCGCGCTGCTCGTGATGGGCTACCCCTCGACGGTCGCCGTCGGAAGCGGCCTCGCGTTCGTGTTCGGGACGAGCGTCATCGGCGCGCTCCGCCACCGCGACCACGGCCAGGTGGACTACAAGCTCGCGGCCATCATGACCGCCGCGATGACCATCGGCATCGAAGCCGGGAAGAGCGTCGTGTTCTTCCTCGAAGCCACCGGCAGGGCCGACCTCATCATCAACGTCGCGTACGTCGGCCTGCTCGCGACCGTGGGCGCGTTCACGCTCCGCGACGCGCGCTCGTCCGCGACCGACGACGACGGACACGCGCTCGCAGACCGCGTGCAGTCCGTCCACATCCCGCCGATGGTGACGTTCCGCGGGGACGTTCGCGTCTCCGGCGTCATCGTCTTCGCGGTCGGTCTCGTCATCGGCGTCCTCTCGGGCTTCCTCGGCGTGGGCGGCGGGTTCCTCCTGATGCCCGCGATGATGTACGGCCTCGGCGTTCCCGCGGCCATCGCCGTCGGAACCGACATCCTCCAGATCACGATTTCGGGCGCGTTCGGCGCGTTCACGTACGCGCAGTCCGGGTCGGTCGCGCTTCCCGTGGTCGCGTTCCTCCTCCTCGGGAGCGCGCTCGGCGCGCGCGTCGGAGCCGGCGCGACGAACCTCGTGGACGAGGACGACATCAAGGGCTACTTCGCCGCGATGCTGCTCGCGGGGAGTCTCGCCGTCGCGTCGAACAAGCTCGGGTCGGTCTACGGCGTCGAACTGCTCAACACGCTGAGTACCGCGCTCATCTTCGGCTCCGCGTTCCTCGTCAGCGCCGCCGTCGTCCTCGCCGCCATCTGCCAGTTGCGGGGCGACGGCTCCGGGACGTGGTGCCGGCTCGTCGGCACCTAA
- a CDS encoding NAD(P)/FAD-dependent oxidoreductase → MSGDVHDLVVAGSGIAGLSAAVYAARADLDPLVLEGDEPGGQLTLTTDVENYLGFPDGVGGMELVQRGKEQAEQFGARFQHGRITAASLDDRPFELSLSNGDTIHTRALVVATGASARWVGAENEAELMGYGLSTCATCDGAFHRGDDVLVVGGGDSAMEEALFLAKFADSVTVVHRRENLRASEIMADRARDHEKIEFRWNTELEAVHGSPADGVTGATLVSHPDGYPRETPDSVDTERETVDIGGVFYAVGHTPNTKFLDGTGVERDDAGYVFTRTDDDGRPTARTTVDGVFAAGDVADPRYRQAITSAGTGSMAALDAESFLETTETADPTSPTP, encoded by the coding sequence ATGAGCGGGGACGTACACGACCTCGTCGTCGCCGGCTCCGGAATCGCCGGCCTGTCCGCGGCGGTCTACGCGGCCCGCGCCGACCTCGACCCGCTGGTGTTGGAGGGCGACGAACCCGGCGGCCAGCTTACGCTCACCACCGACGTCGAGAACTACCTCGGATTCCCCGACGGCGTCGGCGGCATGGAACTCGTCCAGCGCGGCAAAGAGCAAGCCGAGCAGTTCGGCGCACGGTTCCAGCACGGCCGCATCACCGCCGCGTCCCTCGACGACCGGCCGTTCGAGCTGTCGCTGTCCAACGGCGATACGATTCACACGCGCGCGCTCGTCGTCGCGACCGGCGCGAGCGCGCGCTGGGTCGGCGCCGAGAACGAGGCCGAACTCATGGGGTACGGGCTCTCGACGTGCGCGACCTGCGACGGCGCGTTCCACCGCGGCGACGACGTTCTCGTCGTCGGCGGCGGCGACAGCGCGATGGAGGAAGCGCTCTTCCTCGCGAAGTTCGCGGACTCCGTGACGGTCGTCCACCGCCGCGAGAACCTGCGCGCGTCCGAAATCATGGCCGACCGCGCCCGCGACCACGAGAAAATCGAGTTCCGGTGGAACACGGAACTCGAAGCCGTCCACGGCTCTCCGGCGGACGGCGTCACCGGCGCGACGCTCGTCTCCCACCCCGACGGCTACCCCAGGGAGACCCCCGACTCCGTCGATACCGAGCGGGAGACCGTCGACATCGGCGGCGTGTTCTACGCCGTCGGCCACACGCCGAACACGAAGTTCCTCGACGGAACCGGCGTCGAACGCGACGACGCGGGGTACGTATTCACACGGACGGACGACGACGGCCGGCCGACGGCCCGGACGACCGTCGATGGCGTGTTCGCCGCCGGGGACGTCGCCGACCCCCGCTACCGGCAGGCGATAACGTCCGCCGGAACCGGAAGCATGGCCGCGCTCGACGCAGAATCCTTCCTCGAAACCACAGAGACGGCCGACCCGACGTCTCCGACCCCATAG
- a CDS encoding heavy metal translocating P-type ATPase — protein MTPSEDRGDAERAPADADAPTGVTLELAVPSMDCASCAGKVENGLSGVPGLQSYETHPTTGRVVATFDPADADEDEVVAAVEGAGYEVVGVDGGRDSESSGDHDEAEGHDHGGEAGVWRSTRAKKTAASGVLLAIGLVFEFVVASNPQVAAVLGEPIHLADALFLVAVGLGGQEIVRNGYYSARNYSLDIDFLMTLAITGALAASVGFGESLYFEAATLAVLFSVAELLERASMDRARSSLQELMDLSPDEATVKRGDTTETVPVEAVEVGDVVVVRPGEKIPMDGVVVEGGSAVNQAPITGESVPVDKTEGDEVYAGTINEEGYLEIEVTAAADENTLSRVVDLIEDAQSEQTEREQFVERFAAYYTPAVVAFAVLVVLGSPFVLGTSWTDAFVNGLTLLVLACPCAFVISTPVSVVSGLTSAAKNGVLVKGGPHLEAVADVDAVAFDKTGTLTKGELTVTDVVPLNGNTEADVLRCARGLERRSEHPIGDAIVERADAESVQRNDVSDFQSITGKGVRADLDGTRHYAGKPGLFEELGFDLSHVHATTDGGVVTKTSQALCERHNCLDLLSDTVPELQSEGKTVVLVGTADELEGVIAVADEVRPEAERAVSQLHAQGVEHTVMLTGDNERTARAIADQVGIDDVRAELLPEQKVAAVEALVDEYETVAMVGDGINDAPAMATATVGVAMGAAGTDTALETADIALMGDDLSRLPYLHTLAIRANTVIRQNVGASLAVKAGLALAVPFGYVPIWLAVLAGDAGMTVGVTANAMRLSRITAE, from the coding sequence ATGACTCCCTCCGAAGACCGCGGGGACGCCGAGCGCGCGCCCGCGGACGCCGACGCACCCACCGGGGTGACGCTCGAACTCGCGGTGCCGAGCATGGACTGCGCGTCCTGCGCCGGCAAGGTCGAGAACGGCCTCAGCGGCGTCCCCGGCCTCCAGTCGTACGAGACGCACCCGACCACGGGCCGGGTCGTCGCGACGTTCGACCCCGCCGACGCCGACGAAGACGAGGTTGTCGCGGCCGTCGAGGGCGCGGGCTACGAGGTCGTCGGCGTCGACGGCGGCCGCGACAGCGAGTCGAGCGGCGACCACGACGAGGCGGAGGGACACGACCACGGCGGCGAGGCGGGCGTGTGGCGGAGCACGCGCGCGAAGAAGACCGCCGCGAGCGGCGTCCTCCTCGCGATCGGCCTGGTGTTCGAGTTCGTCGTCGCGTCGAACCCGCAGGTCGCGGCGGTGCTCGGCGAACCCATTCACCTCGCGGACGCGCTCTTCCTGGTCGCGGTCGGTCTCGGCGGCCAGGAGATCGTGCGCAACGGCTACTACTCCGCGCGGAACTACAGCCTCGACATCGACTTCCTGATGACGCTCGCCATCACGGGCGCGCTCGCCGCGAGCGTCGGGTTCGGGGAGTCGCTCTACTTCGAGGCGGCGACGCTCGCGGTGCTGTTCAGCGTCGCGGAACTCCTCGAACGCGCGTCGATGGATCGCGCGCGGAGCAGCCTCCAGGAACTGATGGATCTCTCGCCGGACGAGGCCACGGTGAAGCGCGGCGACACGACCGAAACCGTCCCCGTCGAAGCCGTCGAGGTCGGCGACGTGGTCGTGGTGCGTCCGGGAGAGAAGATACCGATGGACGGCGTCGTGGTAGAGGGCGGGAGCGCCGTGAATCAGGCCCCCATCACGGGCGAGAGCGTGCCCGTGGACAAGACCGAGGGCGACGAGGTGTACGCCGGCACCATCAACGAGGAGGGCTACCTCGAAATCGAAGTCACCGCGGCCGCGGACGAGAACACGCTCTCCCGGGTCGTCGACCTCATCGAGGACGCGCAGTCCGAACAGACCGAGCGCGAGCAGTTCGTGGAGCGGTTCGCCGCCTACTACACGCCAGCCGTCGTCGCGTTCGCCGTGCTCGTCGTGCTCGGGAGTCCGTTCGTCCTCGGAACCTCGTGGACGGACGCGTTCGTGAACGGCCTCACCCTCCTCGTGCTCGCCTGCCCCTGCGCGTTCGTCATCTCCACGCCCGTCTCCGTCGTCTCCGGACTGACGAGCGCCGCGAAGAACGGCGTGCTCGTGAAGGGCGGCCCGCACCTCGAAGCCGTCGCGGACGTGGACGCCGTCGCGTTCGACAAGACCGGCACGCTCACGAAGGGCGAACTCACCGTCACCGACGTGGTTCCCCTGAACGGGAACACCGAAGCGGACGTGCTCCGGTGCGCGCGCGGCCTCGAACGCCGCAGCGAACACCCGATCGGGGACGCCATCGTCGAGCGCGCCGACGCGGAGTCCGTCCAGCGTAACGACGTGTCCGACTTCCAGAGCATCACGGGGAAGGGCGTGCGCGCCGACCTCGACGGCACCCGGCACTACGCGGGCAAACCCGGCCTGTTCGAGGAACTCGGGTTCGACCTCTCGCACGTCCACGCGACCACGGACGGCGGCGTCGTAACGAAAACGTCCCAGGCGTTGTGCGAGCGCCACAACTGCCTCGACCTCCTCTCCGACACCGTCCCCGAACTCCAGTCCGAGGGGAAGACCGTCGTTCTCGTCGGCACGGCGGACGAACTGGAGGGCGTCATCGCCGTCGCGGACGAAGTACGCCCGGAAGCCGAGCGCGCGGTCTCGCAGTTGCACGCGCAGGGCGTCGAACACACCGTGATGCTCACCGGGGACAACGAACGCACCGCGCGCGCCATCGCCGACCAGGTCGGTATCGACGACGTGCGCGCCGAACTCCTCCCCGAGCAGAAAGTCGCCGCCGTCGAAGCCCTCGTTGACGAGTACGAGACCGTCGCGATGGTCGGGGACGGCATCAACGACGCGCCCGCGATGGCGACCGCGACCGTCGGCGTCGCGATGGGCGCGGCCGGCACCGACACCGCGCTCGAAACCGCCGACATCGCCCTCATGGGGGACGACCTCTCCCGCCTCCCCTACCTCCACACGCTCGCCATCCGCGCGAACACCGTCATCCGGCAGAACGTCGGCGCGAGCCTCGCCGTCAAGGCCGGCCTCGCGCTCGCCGTCCCCTTCGGTTACGTCCCCATCTGGCTCGCCGTCCTCGCCGGCGACGCCGGCATGACCGTCGGCGTCACCGCCAACGCGATGCGGCTCTCCCGCATCACCGCCGAGTAA
- the trxA gene encoding thioredoxin, with product MTTDTAPDASNTSDEPIHVTGTDALDALVGRDDLVLVDFYADWCGPCQMLEPTVETIAADTDATVAKVDVDANQQLAAAYGVRGVPTLVLFANGEQVEERVGLQSEAQLRTLVAAYTN from the coding sequence ATGACAACCGATACTGCACCCGACGCTTCGAACACGAGCGACGAACCGATTCACGTCACCGGAACGGACGCGCTCGACGCGCTCGTCGGCCGAGACGACCTCGTCCTGGTCGACTTCTACGCCGACTGGTGCGGCCCCTGTCAGATGCTCGAACCGACCGTCGAAACCATCGCCGCCGACACGGACGCCACCGTGGCGAAGGTCGACGTGGACGCGAACCAGCAACTCGCCGCCGCGTACGGCGTCCGCGGCGTCCCGACGCTCGTCCTGTTCGCCAACGGCGAGCAGGTCGAGGAACGCGTCGGCCTCCAGAGCGAAGCCCAGCTCCGAACGCTCGTCGCCGCCTACACGAACTAG
- a CDS encoding GNAT family N-acetyltransferase produces the protein MSASVEIRRASAADVDALVPLYRAAYRTTADLGYPTGMTDVEREYVKSWFDGDEPSAEFVAERDGDIVGSVRVLETEAHPFAERLAVAPDEQGAGIGARLFERAEAYARDQGYDRLQLGTYSGHPFLIDFYESRGYEQYTVWENDDADHDYVGYQKQL, from the coding sequence ATGAGCGCGAGCGTCGAGATACGCCGCGCGAGCGCCGCCGACGTGGACGCGCTCGTCCCGCTGTACCGCGCGGCCTACCGGACGACCGCTGACCTCGGGTATCCGACGGGGATGACGGACGTGGAGCGCGAGTACGTCAAGTCCTGGTTCGACGGCGACGAGCCGTCCGCGGAGTTCGTCGCCGAACGCGACGGCGACATCGTCGGCTCGGTGCGCGTGCTCGAAACCGAAGCCCACCCGTTCGCGGAACGCCTCGCCGTCGCGCCCGACGAACAGGGCGCGGGCATCGGCGCGCGACTGTTCGAGCGCGCGGAGGCGTACGCCCGCGACCAGGGCTACGACCGCCTCCAGCTCGGGACGTACTCCGGCCATCCCTTCCTCATCGACTTCTACGAATCCCGGGGGTACGAGCAGTACACCGTCTGGGAGAACGACGACGCCGACCACGACTACGTCGGCTACCAGAAACAGCTCTAG
- a CDS encoding YccF domain-containing protein, translated as MGDSERSASGNGGVSVTENGTPSLLVRAVYFVLVGWWASAIWLGVAWFLVVTIILMPLGIKMINYVPKVVSLKDRTLETTAVTDADGTVTVSQRGRDQHSLLVRAVYFVLVGWWLSGVWTGVAWAASVTIVGLPLAVWMYDRLPYVVSLYRY; from the coding sequence ATGGGAGATTCAGAACGGTCGGCGTCGGGGAACGGCGGTGTTTCGGTGACCGAGAACGGGACGCCGTCCCTGCTCGTTCGCGCCGTCTACTTCGTCCTCGTCGGCTGGTGGGCGAGCGCTATCTGGCTGGGCGTCGCGTGGTTCCTCGTCGTGACGATTATCCTGATGCCGCTCGGTATCAAGATGATCAACTACGTGCCGAAAGTCGTCTCGCTGAAGGATCGAACGCTCGAAACGACGGCAGTCACCGACGCGGACGGCACGGTCACGGTCTCCCAGCGCGGCCGCGACCAGCACTCCCTGCTCGTGCGAGCGGTCTATTTCGTCCTCGTCGGCTGGTGGCTGAGCGGCGTCTGGACGGGCGTCGCGTGGGCCGCGTCCGTCACCATCGTCGGCCTGCCGCTCGCCGTCTGGATGTACGACCGCCTCCCCTACGTCGTCTCGCTCTACCGGTACTGA